From Cataglyphis hispanica isolate Lineage 1 chromosome 19, ULB_Chis1_1.0, whole genome shotgun sequence, one genomic window encodes:
- the LOC126856601 gene encoding pyrimidine-specific ribonucleoside hydrolase RihA-like isoform X1 — MFFSSLCKNLSLKQIARIPRLRNFQETRIKMLPVKSVIDMHKVKAPKNIIVDCDAGLDDAVALIILLAGHVNNKIKVKAVTCVNGNTKVDNVVKNVFRTLDVCKCQEIPVYRGAYSSLLNTLNAKETASEEYHGSDGFGDVYTDQPDIGRLQKEHAVCALHRITSEDPGNVSVVCLGPLTNIAIAIKMYPDFVNNVKEFFVMGGNSTGLGNITSQAEFNFYADPESAHIVLDSNTKPLWLLPWETCLKSQITHDWRRDVLGKIHTPCVLMLNKIEDGRRAQAKKHFSYYIMCDAFLAGIIMIPDMAKEVVLWHADVELGGNRTRGQVVLDHMLLNKPNINLINDFDSEMFKEILMNAVCTIQEIKYSVIE; from the exons ATGTTTTTTTCGTCTCTTTGTAAGAATCTCTCTTTGAAGCAAATTGCAAGGATACCGagattaagaaattttcaagaaacaaG AATAAAGATGTTACCGGTAAAATCCGTGATAGATATGCATAAAGTGAAAGCTCCGAAGAACATCATCGTAGATTGCGATGCCGGTTTAGACGACGCTGTAGCTTTGATTATTCTCTTGGCAGGtcatgttaataataaaatcaaagttaAAGCCGTAACTTGTGTTAATGGGAATACCAAAGTAGATAATGTAGTGAAAAATGTATTCAGAACGCTGGATGTGTGTAAATGTCAGGAA ATTCCAGTTTATCGAGGCGCCTACTCATCTTTACTGAATACTCTAAATGCCAAGGAAACAGCATCCGAGGAATATCATGGATCCGATGGATTTGGAGATGTTTACACTGATCAGCCAGATATAGGTAGACTGCAGAAGGAACATGCTGTGTGCGCTCTGCACAGAATTACATCAGAGGATCCTG GTAACGTCTCGGTGGTCTGCTTGGGTCCCTTGACAAACATAGCAATAGCTATAAAAATGTATCCAGATTTTGTGAATAATGTAAAGGAGTTTTTTGTAATGGGAGGAAATTCAACtg gaTTGGGTAACATAACTTCGCAggcagaatttaatttctacgcAGATCCGGAGAGCGCGCACATTGTACTCGATAGCAATACCAAGCCACTATGGTTGTTGCCATGGGAGACTTGTTTAAAGTCCCAAATTACACAT GACTGGCGAAGGGATGTACTAGGCAAGATACATACACCCTGTGTGCTCATGTTGAACAAAATCGAGGATGGCAGACGCGCCCAAGCCAAGAAACattttagttattatataatgtgcgACGCTTTCTTAGCCGGTATCATCATGATACCTGATATGGCTAAGGAAGTTGTTTTATGGCACGCGGATGTCGAATTGGGTGGCAACAGAACCCGGGGTCAAGTTGTCCTTGAtcatatgttattaaataaaccaaatataaatctgataaACGATTTTGATTCAGAGATGTTTAAGGAGATATTGATGAATGCTGTGTGTACAATACAGg AGATTAAATATAGTGTGATAGAGTGA
- the LOC126856597 gene encoding peptidyl-prolyl cis-trans isomerase sig-7 translates to MAVVIETTIGDFTVDLYIDERPQTTRNFLKLCKLKYYNWNLFHSVQTNFIAQTGDPTGTGKGGESIYGIVLGEKARYYEAERMPKIKHNRIGLLSMVNCGNNMLGSQFFITLGSELQSLDNEHCVFGEITEGLEIILKFNEAICDGDQRPYQDIRISHTVILEDPFDDPVGLVIPDRSPEPTKEALMSDRIGADEAIDDTGGMTMEEMTEIQKIKEAKARATILEIVGDIPDADIAPPENVLFVCKLNPVTTDDDLEIIFSRFGKIVGCEVIRDHQTGDSLQYAFIEFADRKSCEDAYFKMDNVLIDDRRIHVDFSQSVAKMRWRGKGKGIRYFDEDDKTKKRDENYSSSKKSEISSERNYDNGKNREDERRKESSHKNHRKYERRKEDKDRRKEDKSHDRYENERRGRRRKEERRDRDKEDRKKSHSEDRSERRNKRDESNDWRRDHSEERSERRSKRDEYNDRERRHRDSERKRVTEEEDDTRYKSHKHKRKR, encoded by the exons atggcgGTGGTGATAGAAACCACTATAGGAGATTTCACGGTAGACCTGTATATTGACGAGCGTCCTCAAA CTACGCGGAACTTCCTAAAGTTGTGTAAGCTCAAATACTACAATTGGAACCTTTTTCACTCGGTGCAGACCAATTTTATTGCGCAAACTGGAGATCCTACTGGTACTGGGAAAGGTGGAGAGAGTATATATGGAATTGTATTGGGCGAGAAGGCACGTTATTATGAAGCCGAACGTATGCCAAAGATCAAGCATAACAGAATAGGTTTGTTATCTATGGTGAATTGTGGCAACAACATGCTGGGTTCCCAATTCTTCATCACGCTAGGATCGGAGCTCCAATCTTTAGATAACGAGCATTGCGTGTTTGGAGAAATAACGGAGGGATTGGaaattattctcaaatttaaTGAGGCCATCTGTGACGGGGATCAAAGACCTTATCAGGATATAAGAATATCTCACACTGTCATCTTGGAGGATCCGTTCGACGATCCTGTGGGACTCGTAATTCCCGACAGAAGCCCAGAGCCGACAAAAGAAGCTCTAATG AGCGATAGAATTGGAGCGGATGAAGCAATCGACGATACGGGCGGTATGACCATGGAAGAAATGacagaaattcaaaaaatcaaGGAAGCGAAAGCAAGGGCCACAATATTAGAGATTGTGGGTGATATACCGGATGCAGACATTGCCCCGCCAGAGAACGTCCTGTTTGTGTGTAAATTAAATCCCGTCACGACCGATGACGATCTCGAAATTATCTTCAGTCGTTTTGGCAAGATTGTCGg TTGCGAAGTTATAAGAGACCATCAGACGGGAGATTCCTTGCAGTATGCATTCATTGAATTTGCGGATCGCAAGAGCTGTGAAgatgcatattttaaaatggaCAATGTCCTGATCGATGATCGAAGGATACATGTGGATTTTTCGCAATCGGTTGCCAAGATGCGCTGGCGAGGCAAGGGTAAAGGTATCCGATATTTCGATGAAGATGACAAGACTAAGAAACGCGACGAGAACTATTCGTCTTCAAAAAAATCCGAGATATCGAGCGAGAGAAATTATGATAACGGTAAAAATAGAGAAGATGAAAGGAGAAAGGAAAGCTCGCACAAAAATCATAGAAAATACGAGCGCAGGAAAGAAGATAAAGATAGGAGAAAGGAAGACAAATCGCATGATAGATACGAAAATGAACGAAGAGGTAgaagaaggaaagaggaaCGGCGGGATAGGGACAAGGAGGATCGAAAGAAAAGTCACAGCGAAGACAGATCGGAAAGAAGAAATAAGAGAGACGAAAGCAACGATTGGAGAAGAGACCATAGCGAAGAGAGATCGGAAAGAAGGAGTAAAAGGGACGAGTATAATGATAGGGAACGTCGGCATCGTgatagcgagagaaagagggtcACGGAAGAAGAGGACGATACGAGATACAAATCGCATAAACACAAAAGAAAACGGTGA
- the LOC126856601 gene encoding pyrimidine-specific ribonucleoside hydrolase RihA-like isoform X2: MLPVKSVIDMHKVKAPKNIIVDCDAGLDDAVALIILLAGHVNNKIKVKAVTCVNGNTKVDNVVKNVFRTLDVCKCQEIPVYRGAYSSLLNTLNAKETASEEYHGSDGFGDVYTDQPDIGRLQKEHAVCALHRITSEDPGNVSVVCLGPLTNIAIAIKMYPDFVNNVKEFFVMGGNSTGLGNITSQAEFNFYADPESAHIVLDSNTKPLWLLPWETCLKSQITHDWRRDVLGKIHTPCVLMLNKIEDGRRAQAKKHFSYYIMCDAFLAGIIMIPDMAKEVVLWHADVELGGNRTRGQVVLDHMLLNKPNINLINDFDSEMFKEILMNAVCTIQEIKYSVIE, from the exons ATGTTACCGGTAAAATCCGTGATAGATATGCATAAAGTGAAAGCTCCGAAGAACATCATCGTAGATTGCGATGCCGGTTTAGACGACGCTGTAGCTTTGATTATTCTCTTGGCAGGtcatgttaataataaaatcaaagttaAAGCCGTAACTTGTGTTAATGGGAATACCAAAGTAGATAATGTAGTGAAAAATGTATTCAGAACGCTGGATGTGTGTAAATGTCAGGAA ATTCCAGTTTATCGAGGCGCCTACTCATCTTTACTGAATACTCTAAATGCCAAGGAAACAGCATCCGAGGAATATCATGGATCCGATGGATTTGGAGATGTTTACACTGATCAGCCAGATATAGGTAGACTGCAGAAGGAACATGCTGTGTGCGCTCTGCACAGAATTACATCAGAGGATCCTG GTAACGTCTCGGTGGTCTGCTTGGGTCCCTTGACAAACATAGCAATAGCTATAAAAATGTATCCAGATTTTGTGAATAATGTAAAGGAGTTTTTTGTAATGGGAGGAAATTCAACtg gaTTGGGTAACATAACTTCGCAggcagaatttaatttctacgcAGATCCGGAGAGCGCGCACATTGTACTCGATAGCAATACCAAGCCACTATGGTTGTTGCCATGGGAGACTTGTTTAAAGTCCCAAATTACACAT GACTGGCGAAGGGATGTACTAGGCAAGATACATACACCCTGTGTGCTCATGTTGAACAAAATCGAGGATGGCAGACGCGCCCAAGCCAAGAAACattttagttattatataatgtgcgACGCTTTCTTAGCCGGTATCATCATGATACCTGATATGGCTAAGGAAGTTGTTTTATGGCACGCGGATGTCGAATTGGGTGGCAACAGAACCCGGGGTCAAGTTGTCCTTGAtcatatgttattaaataaaccaaatataaatctgataaACGATTTTGATTCAGAGATGTTTAAGGAGATATTGATGAATGCTGTGTGTACAATACAGg AGATTAAATATAGTGTGATAGAGTGA